The Bubalus bubalis isolate 160015118507 breed Murrah chromosome 2, NDDB_SH_1, whole genome shotgun sequence genome includes the window ATGGTTGACCTATCTTTTTTTAGTTCATAAGACTTATAGATTGTATTATACTCATTTTAGTCATACCCACTTTCTGGGTAAAAAGGTATGACCCTTTCTCAGACCTAACACTCCTGAAGTCCTTGTTCAGAACAAAGATAATGCTGCCTGATACACCACTCCTGCATCATTCCTAAGAGCCAGAGAAAACCTGTCATGCTGATTGATTCAGGCAGTGACAAGTCAAAGAATTATAGCTAGGTAATCAATCATGGCAGCACTATGGTGGGCCTGAGGTTGGAAGAGGGCCTGTGTCCTTGTGTAGAACATTCATACCTGCATTCATTGAACTCTGCCACGTGAAGACAGTAGGAAGACAGCAGCCTATGAAGTAGGAAATGGGTCCTCATCACACACCCAATCTGCCTAACACCTTGATGCTGGACTTCagtctccagaactctgagaaatatttgttgtttaagcaCCCGGTCCAAGGTTTTTTTTATTGTATCAGCCTGAACTAACACACCATTTTATGGATATAGATATTTTATCTGGTCCGTTTTGATGACAATTTATATTGGTTCCACTCATTTACAAACAACATGCTGCTATAAAACATATTTAAGTTCTTAGTGCTCTCATTCAGTCTGACCATTTATATGTTGATGAGTCCCCAGTTTTTTTCTCTAGTCCAGAAGTCTCACCTGAAATTAAGAATCTCACTTTCTCAACTGCCTAGTCAGTATCTCCTCTAGGGTCAAGAGACAGGTGTTAGCAGAATGACGAGGCAGCAGCGTTTCCTAGAGCAGTCATCAATACACGTCTCAAACAAAAAATCAAGAAGGCTGATTATTGTCAGTCGGCTGGTTTATCAATTTGAAGACACATGTCAAAAAAACTTCTGTGACCATATTGTCATCTttgaaagtttcattttaaagtataatttacagCAGAGTACAGAGAGAGACCAACTGGAAtgaagctgaaagtgaaagagagccacttaagagggagggaggaggaagcgtctgcctacaatctCAAAGGCCCTGCTAGAGGCCTAAGTGTTCAGAATAGAATCGCTTAATATACTAAATGGAAATTTACAAACTGCTTAGCCAGAGGCCTCCAGCCTGAGGATGAAAATCAGCAATGCCAAGACACTTCAGAAACCAAGACCACTAGGTTTACGAGGGGTCATGGCACTCAGCATGATGGATGGCTCAAACTCGAGAAGTACGGAGGTTTGGGGCGCGACCCGGAGGAGGACAAGGAGGTGGTGGGGCTGCAGAGATCAGAGCGCAGATCCTGGCGTCGCTCACTGCAAACACTAAGAACTAACACCCAGGCTCTTTCCGACGATGTATTTAATTAATTTGGCTTGTCAGCGACCAGCAGCACCCCAGCAGTTTCTGGCAATTTGCAATaaatactttgggcttcccaggtggcacagtgcgaaagaagctgcctgccaataccggagactcaagagacgcgggtttgatccttgagtcgagaagatcccctggaataggaaatggcaactcactccagtattcttgcctggaaaataaaaaagacagaggagcctggcaagctgagTCGGCCgcgactgagcaaacacacatgTACACCGTTTTGCCTCTTCGACGAAAACTTCGGCCTGTAGTTGATAGTCCTTTTACTAGACGATTTGGGGGTAGGCAGGATCCCTCCCACTAGAGCGGGTGACGCTGGGGCTTGAAGTTCTCAAACAGAGTACCGGGACTTCCGCCGCATACTAAGCCAAACAGAATTTTACTGCCCCATTGACCGAAGGCACCGCTACTCTTCGCATACGAACAAAGATTGGATAAAGTGTAACGGTAGAGAGCCCACACAGAAAAACTACTTTAGCATtaaaagagaatacatttctaaTCCAAATACAAATTGAGCGCAGCCCTTTCCGAGAGGGAGTGGGCGGCCCTGAAAAGGGCCTTTAAAATAAACGTACTGGATGAAGATTTAGCCGCCGAAACCATAAAGGGTGCGGCCCTGGCGTTTGAGCGCGTAAACCACGTCCATGGCGGTGACAGTCTTGCGTTTGGCGTGCTCCGTGTAGGTGACCGCGTCCCGGATCACATTTTCCAGAAACACCTTCAGCACCCCACGGGTCTCCTCGTAGATAAGCCCGGAGATGCGCTTCACACCACCACGACGAGCCAGGCGACGGATGGCAGGCTTGGTGATACCCTGGATATTGTCGCGCAGAACCTTGCGGTGGCGCTTAGCGCCTCCTTTCCCAAGGCCTTTGCCGCCTTTGCCACGTCCAGACATGCTACCTGAAGTATTGCAAGCGTGTGCGATACAGCAGTGGTATCACCGCTTGGTCAAGAGTAATTATAAGCTGTAGTCGGACCTCATTGAGAACTGAACGCGCGGGCGGGAAAAGACGCTCTGAAACCACATCCTTGGCTCCGCCCCTTTCTGGATCCAGTGACTGTGAGAGGGAGAGAACCTAGTATAATGCATATGTTACATTTTACTCTGGATTGTTTTGCTCCCTTTGGTCTTTGAATCTGAGTCTATATTTTCGACTGAGAATTTTAGTaaggacttatttttttttttttgggaaatACTATACTTTCTCATTCAAGAGAAGGTGACTGTTAGTTGTGAATGGTAGCAGAATATGACTCTCACCCTTCATATGCTATTTttgagctggttttttttttttttttaataccagacATAGAGtagaatttacttttatttgtgagaatttattcttttctgaGGGGCACTTACATTTATAAAGGGAATTTTAATGAATGTCTTTCTCTCTGTACCAGGAAGATAGGAtaactggatcaccagagaatcTCATCAATGAGAAGACCCTGGACTTAATTCTGTGTAATAACCTTACTCTTGTTTGCTTTCCTGGTAATCTCTCATAACTAGCTCCTCCtacttcttttgtctttagttgAAGACATTTAAAGTGGGGTCTTGGACAAACTTGCAGTTTTACTCAGTTTTTCTAGGCATCTCTTATGCATGTGTGAGATGTACATGTTATTAAACTGTTTTTCTCATGTTAACCTACTCTTTAAGCCAAGAATTTAGAAGGGTAGAAGGAAAGTTATTTTCCCTCTCCTATAAGTATGTTGATTATTTTGAGCTGTAGCAGAAAAACAGCAAATGCATAGAGGATTTCTCTGAACTCCCATTGTGTACCTAAAGACAGACAAAAAGAACTCAATAAATCCCTCCCCAAAGAGTTTCACTAACTAGGGAAGAGTGACACTTTACCACACCCACACAAACCTTGTCACAAACTATTGTCCATGAAAACGGTCaatctgagaaagaaaataggaCTTTATTAGAGCCAACCCAAGGAATATCGCCTGGGAGACAGtctttcagaaagctctgaggactGTTCTGCTTGTTAGAGTTCAAAACATAGTATATTCTTAAGACAAAGAGTTATATCTTAAAGTTACTATTGACAGACTACATAGTCCAGACCCGCATGTATAAGGGGCATTGCAGTTCCttacaggattgagaaaggagtgttATCTTCTAAGAAGGTACCTTGCTGGCACCAGGAGAAAATTGCTCTTTTCAGTCAAGCAGCTCTTTAGATTTGGTCAATGTACTGCTATAATGTGCACAATGTACACTAAAGAGGGGTAGTGGCCCCAATGAGCAGAGAGAGAATTTTGTGTCTAGAAACTTTATTATCCTGCTTTaaatataatcttattttatCACTATTGTTTCTCCCCATCTATTCTCTTAAGGGTCCATTCATCTTTCCTAAAAATCATTTACTCACCCCTATTAGGCTTACGCACCACCTCTCACTCATTTTCCCTATAAAGATGGTATTTAAGTTGGAATTTTAAGCTACCTTCAGGAGTTACTCATTTTTCCCCAGATAACTCCCACGTATACATAAGGGCTACATGttacttctgtttgtttttctcttgttaatcttttATTTCAGGGGTTCTCAGCTAAGAACTCAGAAgggtagagggaaaattatttaactttcCCTACAGGTTATGAGCTGTGTGACCATATAAccttacatttgttttctacatctgtaaaacTGGGTAATGATAGTAATGATGAAACTCTAATAAGGATTTAATTTAGCCATTGTAAACAAAGCATTAGAACAGAGATAGGCTGAGAGAAGTTGTGTATAAATGTGATTGTTTTCAACTGGTATTATTTCTTAAAGAACCTGTCTagacttggccacctgatgcgaagaactgactcattggaaaagaccctgattctgggaaagattgaaggcaggagagaaggggacaacagagggttagatggtgggatggcatcactgacacgatggtggagatgagtttgagtaggctctgggaattggtgatggacagggaagcctggcatgctgcagtccatggggtcacaaagag containing:
- the LOC102415960 gene encoding histone H4 — translated: MSGRGKGGKGLGKGGAKRHRKVLRDNIQGITKPAIRRLARRGGVKRISGLIYEETRGVLKVFLENVIRDAVTYTEHAKRKTVTAMDVVYALKRQGRTLYGFGG